From Drosophila yakuba strain Tai18E2 chromosome 2L, Prin_Dyak_Tai18E2_2.1, whole genome shotgun sequence, one genomic window encodes:
- the LOC6528467 gene encoding ubiquinone biosynthesis protein COQ9, mitochondrial has product MANVRCLYKLIRLQKILLPLNATSSRLAPMQPRPLTFLIARSYGKDEKAANLEDFRAREEQRERERDAADKAAEQAAQKQAGGGGGLGATGSESKDDAKQAKVDAIRAKILDAALQHVPQQGWTRQAIILGAEESGYPSVVHGMFPEGGFALVSHFNGKCNAQLVESLQQMTNGGKQEVEDPLDFLVQAVRQRLEMVTPYKTHWPQAMALLAQPQHAPTALAQVLTLVDDICYYSGDRSVDFGWYTRRVGLATIMKMTELYFLQDKSPGHAQTWEFLKSRMDEAVQLQMMLSQTEGMTHTFQRSFNSAFITARNILGLGYNRN; this is encoded by the exons ATGGCAAACGTGCGCTGTTTATACAAGCTGATTCGCCTGCAGAAGATCCTGCTGCCGCTCA ATGCGACCAGCTCCCGGTTGGCCCCGATGCAGCCAAGACCATTGACTTTTTTGATAGCAAGGAGTTATGGAAAGGATGAAAAAGCAGCCAATCTAGAAGATTTTAGAGCCAGAGAGGAGCAGCGTGAAAGGGAGAGGGATGCGGCGGATAAAGCTGCTGAACAGGCTGCACAAAAACAagcaggaggaggtggtgggcTGGGTGCAACAGGGTCAGAATCCAAAGATGACGCAAAGCAAGCCAAGGTGGATGCCATAAGGGCAAAGATCCTCGACGCCGCCCTGCAGCATGTGCCCCAGCAGGGATGGACCCGCCAAGCCATCATTCTGGGTGCCGAGGAAAGTGGCTATCCTAGCGTGGTGCATGGCATGTTCCCCGAGGGTGGCTTCGCATTGGTCTCCCACTTCAACGGCAAATGCAACGCCCAGTTGGTGGAGAGCCTGCAGCAAATGACAAATGGCGGCAAgcaggaggtggaggatcCTCTAGACTTTCTGGTGCAAGCAGTGCGGCAGCGTCTGGAGATGGTTACCCCCTATAAGACGCACTGGCCCCAGGCGATGGCCCTCTTAGCCCAGCCTCAGCATGCGCCGACAGCCCTGGCCCAGGTGCTCACTCTAGTGGATGACATCTGCTACTACTCCGGCGATCGATCTGTGGAT TTCGGTTGGTACACGAGACGTGTGGGTCTGGCAACCATCATGAAGATGACCGAGTTATACTTCCTGCAGGACAAGTCTCCAGGTCATGCGCAGACCTGGGAGTTCCTCAAGAGCCGCATGGACGAGGCTGTGCAACTACAAATGATGCTATCCCAAACAGAGGGGATGACGCACACGTTCCAACGCTCCTTTAACTCGGCGTTCATCACG GCGCGTAATATTCTCGGTCTGGGCTATAATCGTAACTAG
- the LOC26535373 gene encoding glomulin — protein sequence MLEQEMEMDVGDPVKASNLLRLIKQLLLEKAYDGVRMLFQSAQESERNTQLLPHIAMELYHDVCSENLTDEVNSQEPELFDCCDELLKLLAKYAPLQELMLELMERLEESSSINVFGAYLRALQVVLQRQGRDKPQAVEWSLQSIVTRLKELPLPQYLSEGYDEAQARLIEQNEQVEDLLAHYITVGLFRQPLRDEILQDLQPPFQTFRDCGLNRRNIFTCFFIQLLGRPLALLEMSHVKKDLTRTYVQQVTKSLTQDATQFLGDPFYLLNLVEQRARWQRKLDPSKGVYEMSCRNVFLIEEKLPLHAVAMYYHSLFVGNQLPPNAPRIYAPLFLFETIVYLAEVLLRQQEPPLQYCGLRLVEHLLSTLQDSVPTSSLQLDVHKRFCEALCKIVGYSPQVSLRQLGLHVLRQFILAFDDHGKYLILKNLLGTLQHDGLMGYLGGMYKDLVNKALEESGPLPEVFSGKLFQEMLLLCVCVLPHDVKSDLLLHSDRLCHALNILRYFAVRDKKDVTGFWQALPEIEKELLDPLGKALNFSMAHYKAYKERVEKGQSASDDELMQRQLNMLAVNISNSGMAGGDADSKLPDIGRQEKLDVLASSITSLETLQSLYLRASEIIEQSTRLRRIANPSNA from the coding sequence atgctggaacaggagatggagatggatgTGGGGGACCCGGTGAAGGCGTCCAATTTGCTGCGGCTTAtcaagcagctgctgctggaaaaaGCTTACGATGGCGTGCGGATGCTGTTCCAAAGTGCCCAGGAATCGGAGAGGAACACCCAGCTGCTGCCCCACATAGCCATGGAACTCTACCATGACGTGTGCTCGGAGAACCTTACCGACGAGGTCAACTCCCAGGAGCCAGAGCTATTCGACTGCTGTGATGAGCTGCTCAAGCTGCTGGCTAAGTACGCCCCACTGCAGGAGCTTATGCTGGAACTGATGGAGCGCTTGGAGGAGAGCAGCAGTATCAATGTGTTCGGCGCCTACTTGAGGGCCCTCCAAGTGGTACTGCAGCGGCAGGGACGCGACAAACCGCAGGCCGTGGAGTGGAGCCTCCAGAGCATCGTCACCCGGCTAAAGGAATTGCCTCTACCACAATACCTATCCGAGGGCTATGACGAGGCCCAGGCGCGACTCATAGAGCAAAACGAGCAGGTGGAGGACCTTTTGGCTCACTACATCACCGTGGGACTTTTTCGGCAGCCGCTCAGAGATGAAATCCTGCAGGATTTGCAGCCTCCCTTCCAAACATTCAGGGATTGCGGCCTCAACCGACGCAACATATTTACTTGCTTCTTCATCCAGCTGTTGGGTCGTCCCTTGGCCCTGCTGGAGATGAGTCACGTCAAGAAGGACCTTACCAGAACCTATGTGCAGCAGGTTACAAAAAGCCTGACTCAGGATGCCACCCAGTTCCTGGGGGATCCCTTCTACCTGCTTAATCTTGTAGAACAGCGTGCCAGATGGCAAAGGAAGCTAGATCCCTCGAAAGGTGTCTACGAGATGAGTTGCCGAAATGTTTTCCTCATCGAGGAGAAACTTCCGCTACATGCTGTAGCCATGTACTATCACTCGCTCTTCGTGGGTAACCAACTGCCCCCCAACGCACCGAGGATATATGCACCTTTATTCTTATTTGAAACGATTGTTTATCTGGCAGAAGTGCTTCTTAGGCAGCAGGAGCCTCCCCTACAGTATTGTGGACTTCGACTAGTGGAGCATCTATTGAGTACCTTGCAGGACTCAGTTCCCACCAGTTCCCTCCAACTGGATGTCCACAAGCGCTTTTGTGAGGCACTTTGCAAGATTGTGGGCTACTCCCCGCAGGTTTCACTTCGGCAGTTAGGACTTCATGTGCTTAGGCAATTTATTCTGGCCTTTGATGATCATGGAAAGTACCTCATCCTCAAAAATCTGCTGGGTACCCTGCAGCACGACGGACTAATGGGTTACCTCGGAGGGATGTACAAGGATCTGGTCAACAAGGCGCTAGAGGAATCCGGTCCCCTACCGGAAGTTTTTAGCGGAAAGCTCTTCCAGGAGATGTTGCTGCTATGCGTCTGTGTGCTGCCACATGACGTAAAATCCGATCTTCTACTGCACTCGGATCGCCTTTGTCATGCTCTAAATATCCTACGCTACTTTGCGGTGAGAGACAAAAAAGATGTGACCGGCTTCTGGCAGGCCCTCCCGGAAATCGAAAAGGAATTGCTAGATCCCCTGGGAAAAGCGCTTAACTTTTCGATGGCCCATTACAAGGCGTACAAGGAGCGCGTTGAAAAAGGTCAGAGTGCTTCGGATGATGAACTAATGCAGCGCCAACTCAATATGCTTGCCGTAAACATAAGCAACAGCGGAATGGCCGGCGGCGACGCGGATAGCAAGTTGCCCGATATTGGACGCCAGGAGAAGCTCGATGTGCTGGCCAGCTCCATTACCAGTTTGGAAACACTGCAATCCTTGTATCTGCGCGCCAGCGAGATCATCGAACAGTCCACTCGCCTGCGACGGATCGCAAATCCATCGAATGCTTAG
- the LOC6528468 gene encoding uncharacterized protein LOC6528468 has translation MCIHCCRLRRTPCPPIPYSCPHCPVRTISSCCPLGSRPFTENPFIGGQDRGPTPDPCDTLPPRWLEVNRRVIYALANKLYRSPEAAHYILLRLLYANYRKVMMISRKRRRYRVPLSGFPDQDLFSASALFDSNGYLSDPMTPETLGKLLHMMQDYILRLRALNRKYKWCGNGEDFGDVLLLLGEQDELVRLLRDLFGDSDVVSIPKLLCALSELEINNLFGNCKKKTVPSMVRSISDLYSEVTEPKSPILISFANRANKAVSPPSVGDSHYRDYGPSHLKHISNFSTKFLPLGSKSKKCILTSKTNLIPSSIQCPQKSNIKQAANSTGILNTPSRNLEKDTIHVKATSTKTNQSIYEPFDAQKNSSWIPRHTDSHRLITNGRIAERRVHYHKKSG, from the coding sequence ATGTGCATCCACTGCTGTCGCCTTCGCCGGACACCATGTCCACCGATTCCCTACAGCTGTCCACACTGCCCGGTGCGCACCATCTCTAGCTGCTGCCCATTGGGCAGTCGGCCCTTCACCGAGAATCCTTTTATTGGGGGTCAGGATCGGGGGCCAACCCCCGATCCCTGTGACACCTTGCCACCCCGCTGGCTGGAGGTCAATCGAAGGGTCATTTACGCCTTGGCGAATAAATTGTATCGATCTCCAGAGGCTGCTCATTATATTTTGCTTCGCCTACTTTATGCCAACTATAGAAAAGTGATGATGATATCCCGAAAACGAAGGAGATACAGGGTACCATTAAGTGGCTTTCCAGATCAGGATTTGTTCTCCGCTAGCGCACTTTTCGATAGCAATGGTTACCTCTCCGATCCCATGACTCCCGAAACTCTAGGAAAGCTACTCCACATGATGCAGGACTATATTCTTAGGCTGAGAGCGCTAAATCGGAAGTACAAGTGGTGCGGAAACGGCGAGGACTTTGGAGATGTATTGCTCTTATTGGGAGAGCAAGACGAACTGGTAAGATTGTTAAGAGATCTCTTTGGAGACAGCGATGTTGTATCGATTCCAAAGCTCCTATGCGCCCTGAGCGAACTGGAAATCAATAACTTATTTGGAAATTGCAAGAAGAAAACCGTGCCCTCAATGGTGAGAAGTATATCCGATCTCTACTCTGAAGTGACGGAACCAAAAAGTCCAATTCTGATATCATTTGCGAACAGAGCCAACAAAGCTGTTTCCCCGCCTTCAGTTGGGGATTCACATTACAGAGATTATGGGCCGAGCCATCTAAAACACATCTCAAATTTCAGTACAAAGTTCTTGCCTCTTGgaagtaaaagtaaaaaatgtattttaacaTCAAAGACAAATTTAATTCCAAGCAGCATACAATGTCCCCAAAAATCCAACATTAAGCAAGCAGCAAACAGTACTGGGATTTTAAATACACCTTCTAGGAACTTAGAAAAAGATACCATCCACGTCAAAGCCACTTCCACCAAAACAAACCAATCTATTTATGAACCCTTCGATGCCCAAAAGAACTCCTCCTGGATCCCCCGCCACACAGACTCACATCGATTGATAACAAATGGTCGGATTGCCGAGAGGCGGGTCCACTACCATAAAAAATCTGGATGA